One genomic window of Nicotiana sylvestris chromosome 10, ASM39365v2, whole genome shotgun sequence includes the following:
- the LOC104227471 gene encoding uncharacterized protein, with translation MKDRGKAAAVDNNLLDFNYSISSDMPCTKHPNSSTVGICSYCLKERLVNLVCTECGEQRLSSCSCSDDISSSYRNSCSVEVGSVGRISFLLENEKNNDQDLSTQQLQAEQVILLRSSSNCVEIKKNKNGFWKIKRLFRKKREKGKNGVDEKSDICVSDAAMGVSRSRSLCSFRGDDFGSEYRFSSAKISDVTGGLLFDSDHEPRKSGSNFKNFNIPNRGSNTFPIKESDFSTTMDDSAFIDLKLDLSSSEPRSDFYGKRLSNISDYGYDSAASMGNLRGGSCRIDEYDTRMRRGSSSSNGKGKKVWKWIFRKTNSDGRKSTSKRDEINSNLIIKS, from the coding sequence ATGAAGGATAGAGGCAAAGCTGCAGCTGTAGACAACAACTTGTTAGATTTCAATTACTCTATTTCATCAGATATGCCATGTACCAAACACCCAAATTCATCTACTGTTGGAATCTGCAGTTACTGTTTAAAAGAAAGAttggtaaatttggtatgtaCTGAGTGTGGTGAGCAAAGACTCTCTTCTTGTTCTTGTTCTGATgatatttcttcttcttataGAAACTCTTGTTCTGTTGAAGTTGGTAGTGTTGGTAGAATCTCATTTTTAttagaaaatgagaaaaataatGATCAAGATTTATCAACTCAGCAGTTACAAGCAGAACAAGTGATCTTGTTAAGAAGTAGCAGCAACTGTGTAGaaatcaagaaaaacaaaaatggtttTTGGAAAATCAAGAGAttgtttagaaagaaaagagaaaagggtaAAAATGGGGTTGATGAAAAAAGTGATATTTGTGTATCTGATGCAGCTATGGGAGTTTCAAGATCAAGATCATTATGTAGTTTTAGAGGTGATGATTTTGGTAGTGAATATAGATTTTCAAGTGCAAAAATATCTGATGTTACAGGTGGTTTGTTATTTGATTCTGATCATGAGCCAAGAAAGAGTGGTAgtaatttcaagaattttaatATTCCAAATAGGGGAAGTAATACCTTTCCTATTAAGGAAAGTGATTTTAGTACTACTATGGATGATTCAGCATTTATAGATTTGAAACTTGATTTATCATCATCAGAGCCAAGATCAGATTTTTATGGTAAAAGACTTAGTAATATTTCAGATTATGGATATGATTCTGCAGCTTCAATGGGGAATCTAAGAGGTGGATCTTGTAGAATTGATGAATATGACACAAGGATGAGAAgaggtagtagtagtagtaatggTAAAGGGAAGAAAGTGTGGAAATGGATTTTTAGAAAAACAAATTCAGATGGGAGGAAAAGTACAAGCAAAAGAGATGAAATTAATAGTAATTTGATTATTAAGTCTTAA